The Daucus carota subsp. sativus chromosome 2, DH1 v3.0, whole genome shotgun sequence genome includes a window with the following:
- the LOC108209174 gene encoding histone deacetylase complex subunit SAP18 produces MDGQRRGGRGYNSGPGRNPPGAPPPPPPKSLNQEPIDREKTCPLLLRVFTKVGGHHSNEEFSVRGKEPKDEVQIYTWKDATLRELTDLVKEVAPEARRRDATLSFAFVYPSKTGRLVVREVGRTSSVPNPRRPDDSKLALRDVDFEIGDYLDVAIL; encoded by the exons atGGACGGGCAGAGAAGAGGCGGAAGAGGTTACAATTCGGGTCCGGGTCGGAACCCACCCGGAGCTCCTCCTCCTCCCCCTCCTAAATCCCTCAATCAAGAACCAATCGATCGCGAAAAG aCATGCCCGCTATTGCTTCGTGTATTTACTAAG GTTGGCGGTCATCATTCTAATGAAGAGTTTTCAGTGAGGGGGAAGGAGCCTAAAGATGAGGTCCAAATTTATACATGGAAGGATGCTACACTACGCGAGCTAACTGATCTA GTTAAAGAGGTTGCTCCAGAGGCCAGAAGAAGAGATGCAACGCTGTCCTTTGCTTTTGTATATCCTAGTAAAACTGGTCGGCTTGTTGTTAGAGAG GTCGGAAGAACATCTTCTGTTCCAAATCCAAGAAGACCAGACGATAGTAAATTGGCATTGAGGGACGTTGACTTTGAG ATTGGAGATTACCTGGATGTGGCGATTCTGTAG